DNA sequence from the Nakaseomyces glabratus chromosome E, complete sequence genome:
TGGTTATTGATAACGTTGTAAAGGACTATAATAAATTGGAAAGAATCATAGAAGTGTGTCAAGATGGCTACCGATAATACAATTTTGCGGTGCGAGTACATAATCccacaaaagaaaagaagatgtGGCATGTCCCGAGCAGCCAATACTAACTACTGTGTTGAGCATTCTCAAGGTAATGCTGAAGTGAAGGACGATAAAGAGAGAGTTAGGGTACCCTGTCCTCTGGATCCGAGTCACACTGTTTGGAAGCataatttaaaaaaacATGTAAGGATATGTAACAAGGCGAAGATCACACAGGCCACTGCTGCTCAGccatattttattaaagaTTTGAACAGAGGTCCTGCTGAACTGGTAGAAAATGAATTGAATAATGCTAACTTAATCGAAAGTGTACAATTGCTGCTGGAAGCATTAAATGAGTATGAAGAGCCCCAAGAACAAATCAAGAAGAATGAGTTTATGGAGAGTAATAGGCTTATAGAATTGTCCAATACAATTAAGAAACATGCCAAACAGCAATCGTCATTGATACAGAACTTGTTTGATGTTGAATTAATACCTTCTGGTAAGATTATGGAGTTTGGTTGCGGAAGAGCAGAATTTTCAAGGTACATTAATCAAACAATAATCAATAATGATCCTTACCAACTACAAGATGATTTGCCAAAATATGTGTTAATTGATAGAGGATCTAACAGAATGAAATTTGATAAGAAGTTTCAAGATGATTTGATGGCTTTAAGTAAAAACCCTGAGAAAGTCAAGCAAAGGATTGCGATTGATAGATTAAAACTCGATATTAAAGATCTGAAACTATCTACGGTTATAGAAGAACATGATGGCTGTCTTGCCATTTCCAAACATTTGTGTGGTGTTGCAACTGATTTAACATTGAGATGTCTACAAAATTGCATTGAGGAAACCAACGGAAAGTTTAAATTACAAGGTATTTGTATTGCCATGTGTTGCAGACATGTGTGTAATGCCAGAGATTACATAAACCCCGACTATATCAAATCGTTCTTGGAATCTAAGCATTCTCAGATCAACTACAAAACATTTTTTGGTCACCTGTCTAAAATGTGTTCCTGGGCCACAAGCGGTCGAAGACCAGGCAtgaatgatgatgatattgtcCAGATAGAAGGGGATAATCAAGAACAATTGTCTATCTCACTATTGCAGAGAGAGAAAATTGGTCTATTTGCTAGATATTTGATAGATAACGGTAGATTGGAATGGGTGAAGcagaatttgatgaataacaagatgaagaatgCCAAAATTATTAAGTATATTGAGCCAGACGTATCTCGGGAGAATAATGCTTTACTTGTTTACTAGTCACAATAATAATTAAATCATGAATTATGCAAATTGGATGATATATAAATGCTAAAGATATGTAGATCAACTGTGAATACTAAACTGGGCGGAAGTTCTTAAAATACCTTTCTCTAAAGTTATGTTGTGATCTTTTGATACCACCATTATCAACACCATGATACTCGGGTCCACGGTTAATGTACACTAATAGTCTTCTTGACCATTTATTAAAGTCTTGAACAAGATTATATTTCAATTCCAAGTTTTCATGCAATGGGATAATGGTCTCTATGTTTTCATCATTAGCGGTAGGCATCCAGAATGCAAGTCTTCCTCCAATTGGTAATCTTTCAGCGGAGTATTGTAGTAGATCATCTAACAAAGAATCAAGGGCGTAAGGCTTCTTACTTGGTATGTAATCCTTTCGCAGGTATGCTTTAACACCATCTATCTCCACATTTTCCTTACCAGCAAATCTTTCTGGATCTCTAGCACCCAAAACTTTAATACTCTCTCTGATACCATATGGTGGATCGCAAACTATTGTATCTATCTTCAAACTTTTCCTGAAAGCATTGTGAGTGAAGTCCATAGTGAGAACATCTAAGAACTTATCGGCTTCgttatatttcttgaagtttgCTGATATATTTTGAGCGGCCCCATGACCTCTGATCATTCTACCGTCTATATCAGAGCCAACTACGAGTGCACCGTAGTGTCCCCCTGCAGTAAGAAATGATCCTGTTCCAGCAAAAGGATCATACATTATCGTTCCTGGTTTAACTTGAGCGATATTACAACTTACCAAAGATAGCTCGGCTTCAAAACTAGTTGTGCCTTTATATGGCCTCTTTTTCAAGTCATATTTCTCCATTGCAGCTCTATCACTGTAATGTATCAATCTTCCAAATCTTATTTTGATCGGAACTGTAGATGAAACGTTGTCAGATATAGGTACATATTCTTCCAGCACCGTATAGACCTGCTGCGGCTTCTTCATGTTGATCTTACCTTTAAACTCTAGGTACCCAAAACTCTCAATCTGAGATACTCTATTAGCCTTGCTATTACCACGGTAACACTCAAATTCGAACTTAAATGTATCATTTTGGTACCGTTGTTTCAACTCATTAAAATGATCGCCATTTTGTATACTATTGTGTAACTCGTCGTAATCCTCTCCTTCACCCCAATACTCATAGATCCCACGAGCTAGAATACACCTCTCGATTAGTTTCCGAGCCTCATCTTCGTTGGCCAATTCCACTATCAGATAGGGACTATCCTCCCGATGATGGCTCAAATCAACCGATATACCATGTAAATCTGCAACAGATTCGAGCTCAGCCAGCCTGAAATTTGTGTGACTCTGCACTAGGTACAAAAGATACTTCATTGTCAATTCGTGCCTGGTTGTTAATGTTGCAGAAAACTTACTCAATTCGCCATCATGAATTTGTTAATATCGACTTTATTCGATGGTTATTATGgtagctcatcgcatttttctgaaatttttcacaaatttttctgaattttttcaaaacaagCGACGGAGGGGGGAAGAGCACAATAGCATAACCTTCAAGCTGTTCTTGTACTTTGATGCTGCTCTGGGTATGGGTCATTGGCTGCTATAACTTCTATATATTTGCTTGAAAGTGTTGTGGACTGACTCTGGAGCTAGGAAAAGTATCAACCAGGTGGAAAAACGACGTTACAATGAGTTCAGACGAGGAAGATTTTAATGATATCTATGATACCAAGGATGAGAGCAAAGTTGATGCTAAGGATGATGTGAAAGCGGAGGAGAAGGTTCCTGAGGCTGCCACAAGTGCGCTTGATCAGCTGGCGGCATTACAAGCCAGTTCTGCTAACCCTGACAGCAATAAAGACGATGCTGCTAAGATGCCATGGGAGACATTGCAAAATACTCTCAACCAATTACAGACTGTGACTAAAGAAGAGTCACCAGATAAGAGTAAAGAGGAAAAGAGTAGTAATGCTAGTGTAGATAGTGGCACCAATGTACAGAGCGGCAATACTGGC
Encoded proteins:
- the TRM13 gene encoding tRNA:m4X modification enzyme (CAGL0E01903g~Ortholog(s) have role in tRNA methylation and cytosol, nucleolus localization), with amino-acid sequence MATDNTILRCEYIIPQKKRRCGMSRAANTNYCVEHSQGNAEVKDDKERVRVPCPLDPSHTVWKHNLKKHVRICNKAKITQATAAQPYFIKDLNRGPAELVENELNNANLIESVQLLLEALNEYEEPQEQIKKNEFMESNRLIELSNTIKKHAKQQSSLIQNLFDVELIPSGKIMEFGCGRAEFSRYINQTIINNDPYQLQDDLPKYVLIDRGSNRMKFDKKFQDDLMALSKNPEKVKQRIAIDRLKLDIKDLKLSTVIEEHDGCLAISKHLCGVATDLTLRCLQNCIEETNGKFKLQGICIAMCCRHVCNARDYINPDYIKSFLESKHSQINYKTFFGHLSKMCSWATSGRRPGMNDDDIVQIEGDNQEQLSISLLQREKIGLFARYLIDNGRLEWVKQNLMNNKMKNAKIIKYIEPDVSRENNALLVY
- the TRM11 gene encoding tRNA (guanine-N2-)-methyltransferase (CAGL0E01925g~Ortholog(s) have tRNA (guanine-N2-)-methyltransferase activity, role in tRNA methylation and cytosol, nucleus, tRNA (m2G10) methyltransferase complex localization); amino-acid sequence: MKYLLYLVQSHTNFRLAELESVADLHGISVDLSHHREDSPYLIVELANEDEARKLIERCILARGIYEYWGEGEDYDELHNSIQNGDHFNELKQRYQNDTFKFEFECYRGNSKANRVSQIESFGYLEFKGKINMKKPQQVYTVLEEYVPISDNVSSTVPIKIRFGRLIHYSDRAAMEKYDLKKRPYKGTTSFEAELSLVSCNIAQVKPGTIMYDPFAGTGSFLTAGGHYGALVVGSDIDGRMIRGHGAAQNISANFKKYNEADKFLDVLTMDFTHNAFRKSLKIDTIVCDPPYGIRESIKVLGARDPERFAGKENVEIDGVKAYLRKDYIPSKKPYALDSLLDDLLQYSAERLPIGGRLAFWMPTANDENIETIIPLHENLELKYNLVQDFNKWSRRLLVYINRGPEYHGVDNGGIKRSQHNFRERYFKNFRPV